One window of the Pristiophorus japonicus isolate sPriJap1 chromosome 23, sPriJap1.hap1, whole genome shotgun sequence genome contains the following:
- the LOC139235281 gene encoding ubiquitin-conjugating enzyme E2Q-like protein 1 yields MKELREIRLVADGFIGAELVGDNLYEWNVKLFQVDRDSALWGDMRDTATEFILVNLTFPETFPFSPPFMRVLSPTIEDGFVLDGGAICMELLTPQGWSSAYTVEALLRQFAVSLVKGQGRIHEMAAKNRKVFSRKEAEAAFRNLVKTHEKYGWVTPPSADG; encoded by the exons ATGAAGGAGCTGCGGGAGATCCGGCTGGTGGCGGACGGTTTCATCGGGGCCGAGCTGGTGGGGGACAACCTGTACGAGTGGAACGTCAAGCTCTTCCAAGTCGACCGCGACTCGGCCCTGTGGGGGGACATGCGGGACACAGCCACTGAGTTCATCCTGGTCAACCTGACCTTCCCCGAGACCTTCCCCTTCTCGCCCCCCTTCATGAGAGTCCTCAGCCCCACCATCGAGGACGGCTTTGTGCTGGACGGGGGCGCCATCTGCATGGAGCTGCTGACTCCCCAGGGCTGGTCCAGCGCCTACACCGTGGAGGCCTTGCTCAGGCAGTTCGCCGTCAGCCTGGTCAAAGGGCAG GGTCGGATCCACGAGATGGCAGCGAAGAACCGGAAGGTTTTCAGTCGCAAGGAGGCAGAGGCAGCTTTCAGGAACCTGGTGAAAACACACGAGAAATACGGCTGGGTAACACCCCCCAGTGCTGACGGATAG